A genomic window from Arthrobacter globiformis includes:
- a CDS encoding carbon-nitrogen hydrolase family protein, which produces MRLAVAQIVTGADLAANLELIREYATRAKAARAELVVFPEAAMRAFGNPLADIAEPLDGPWATAVRAIAANLDIAVVAGMFTPGEGGRVRNTLLVTGAGIETSYDKIHLFDAFGFAESESVDAGTARVTFELNGTTIGLATCYDVRFPALFTANARAGAAINIVCASWGAGEGKAEQWDLLVRARAVDSTTFLVACGQGEPATLGLPSAGAAPTGIGHSAVVSPLGSPLVALGGEPELAVVDVDPSVIPDVRGKLPVLANARSF; this is translated from the coding sequence ATGCGTTTAGCAGTTGCCCAAATCGTCACGGGTGCCGACCTGGCGGCCAATCTCGAGCTGATCCGAGAATACGCCACCCGGGCAAAGGCGGCCCGGGCAGAGCTGGTGGTGTTCCCCGAGGCGGCCATGCGCGCCTTCGGCAATCCGCTGGCGGACATCGCCGAACCGTTGGACGGTCCGTGGGCCACCGCGGTCCGGGCCATAGCCGCGAACCTGGACATCGCCGTCGTGGCCGGCATGTTCACCCCAGGGGAGGGCGGGCGGGTGCGGAACACGCTTCTGGTCACCGGCGCGGGGATCGAGACGTCCTACGACAAGATCCACCTCTTTGACGCGTTCGGATTCGCCGAGTCCGAGTCGGTGGACGCGGGAACAGCCCGGGTGACGTTCGAGCTCAATGGGACCACCATCGGCCTTGCCACCTGCTACGACGTCCGCTTCCCCGCACTGTTCACGGCCAACGCCAGGGCCGGCGCCGCCATCAACATCGTCTGCGCGTCCTGGGGTGCGGGCGAAGGGAAGGCGGAACAGTGGGACCTCCTGGTCCGCGCCCGGGCGGTGGACAGCACCACCTTTCTGGTGGCCTGCGGCCAGGGTGAACCGGCAACACTCGGGCTGCCGTCCGCCGGCGCGGCGCCCACCGGGATCGGCCACAGTGCGGTGGTGTCGCCGCTGGGCTCCCCGCTGGTCGCGCTGGGCGGCGAACCCGAACTGGCGGTGGTCGACGTCGACCCGTCCGTTATTCCGGACGTCCGCGGAAAGCTGCCCGTGCTGGCGAACGCCAGGAGCTTCTAG
- a CDS encoding putative hydro-lyase: MTQANALLAPAEARRQFRDGLVTPTSGWSDGYTQANLIAVTADYADEFLEFCRLNAKACPVIDIIPAGQYESSLAKGSDIRTDIPAYRVWKDGVLAAEVPDVRSLWRDDMVGVLIGCSFTFEAALAKEGIPLRHTETGRNVPMYRTKVECTPAGRIHGPMVVSMRPMPAEMVETAVRVTAEVPKVHGAPVHVGSPGELGIADLSRPDFGDAVDIRPGEVPVFWACGVTPQSAVMASRPAFAISHAPGHMFITDVPESTYRVPAGQ, encoded by the coding sequence ATGACACAGGCGAACGCCCTCCTGGCGCCGGCCGAGGCCCGCCGGCAGTTCCGCGACGGCCTGGTCACGCCCACCTCCGGCTGGAGCGACGGCTACACGCAGGCGAACCTGATCGCGGTGACGGCGGACTACGCGGACGAATTCCTCGAATTCTGCCGCCTCAACGCCAAGGCCTGCCCGGTCATCGACATCATTCCCGCGGGGCAGTACGAAAGTTCCCTCGCCAAAGGCTCCGACATCCGCACCGACATCCCTGCTTACCGGGTGTGGAAGGACGGTGTGCTGGCCGCCGAGGTACCGGACGTACGCTCGCTCTGGCGCGACGATATGGTGGGCGTGCTCATCGGCTGCAGCTTCACGTTCGAAGCCGCGCTGGCAAAAGAGGGCATCCCGCTCCGGCATACCGAGACGGGCCGCAACGTCCCCATGTACCGCACTAAAGTGGAGTGCACCCCCGCAGGGCGGATCCACGGCCCCATGGTCGTCTCGATGCGCCCGATGCCCGCCGAAATGGTGGAGACCGCTGTCAGGGTGACCGCGGAGGTGCCGAAGGTCCACGGCGCGCCGGTCCACGTCGGATCACCCGGCGAGCTCGGCATTGCCGACCTTTCGCGCCCCGACTTCGGCGATGCCGTGGACATCCGGCCCGGGGAAGTCCCGGTGTTCTGGGCCTGCGGGGTAACGCCACAGAGCGCCGTGATGGCATCCCGGCCGGCCTTCGCAATCAGCCACGCTCCCGGGCACATGTTCATCACGGACGTTCCGGAGAGCACGTACCGGGTGCCGGCAGGGCAATAA
- a CDS encoding MFS transporter: MANQSAMASAGTRPAVGRKDMYKAFAASLTGTALEFYDFAVYSAAAAIVFPLIFFPASDPVTGTLLAFSTYAVGYISRPVGGIIFGRLGDEIGRKKILVFTLMLIGVATFLIGLLPTYGNIGIIAPAILVFLRFAQGVGVGGEWGGAVLLSSEFGEPSRRGFWASAAQIGPPAGNLLANGALAVLTLALSEQAFLDYGWRIAFLISALLVAFGLWIRLKLEDTPVFKAMEARGEQPKAPIRELLATQRRPLLAAMLSRIGPDVTYALCTVFTLTYGIQELGFDRGQVLLAVLIGSGLQLFTMPLAGALSDRINRRLVYGIAAVAAAVWGFLFFIVLEGRSPVMLVVGTVLGLLCHSFMYGPQAAFVVEQFSPRLRSTGSSLAYTFAGIIGGAIAPFMFTLLQSTFHSWVPVAIYLSVACLLTVVGLALGRDSNVAEDEEYLRASAEVAGSAGR, translated from the coding sequence ATGGCCAATCAATCCGCAATGGCCTCCGCAGGCACCAGGCCCGCCGTCGGGCGCAAGGACATGTACAAGGCGTTCGCGGCCAGCCTCACCGGGACCGCGCTGGAGTTCTACGACTTCGCTGTCTACTCCGCGGCGGCCGCCATCGTTTTCCCGCTGATCTTCTTCCCGGCGTCGGACCCGGTGACGGGCACCCTGCTGGCGTTCTCGACGTACGCGGTGGGCTACATTTCGCGGCCGGTCGGCGGCATCATCTTCGGCCGGCTGGGCGATGAGATCGGCCGCAAGAAGATCCTGGTCTTCACCCTGATGCTGATTGGCGTGGCCACCTTCCTCATCGGCCTGCTGCCCACCTACGGCAACATCGGGATCATCGCCCCGGCGATCCTCGTCTTCCTGAGATTCGCGCAGGGTGTGGGTGTCGGCGGTGAATGGGGCGGCGCCGTCCTGCTGTCCAGCGAATTCGGCGAACCCAGCCGGCGCGGATTCTGGGCCTCCGCGGCACAGATCGGCCCGCCCGCCGGCAACCTCCTGGCCAACGGTGCGCTCGCCGTCCTCACCCTGGCGCTGTCTGAGCAGGCATTCCTTGACTACGGCTGGCGGATCGCCTTCCTGATCTCTGCACTGCTGGTGGCCTTCGGGCTGTGGATCCGCCTGAAGCTGGAAGACACCCCCGTCTTCAAGGCCATGGAAGCCCGGGGCGAGCAGCCCAAGGCCCCCATCCGCGAACTCCTCGCCACCCAGCGCCGGCCCCTCCTGGCCGCCATGCTTAGCCGCATTGGCCCGGACGTCACGTACGCGCTCTGCACCGTCTTCACCCTGACCTACGGCATCCAGGAACTCGGCTTCGACCGCGGGCAGGTCCTCCTTGCCGTGCTCATCGGCTCGGGCCTGCAGCTCTTCACGATGCCGCTCGCGGGTGCCCTCTCCGACCGGATCAACCGGCGCCTCGTCTACGGCATCGCGGCAGTCGCTGCGGCTGTCTGGGGCTTCCTGTTCTTCATCGTGCTGGAAGGCCGCTCCCCTGTGATGCTCGTGGTGGGCACTGTGCTGGGACTGCTTTGCCACTCCTTCATGTACGGACCGCAGGCCGCGTTCGTCGTCGAGCAGTTCTCCCCGCGGCTCCGCTCCACGGGCAGCTCCCTGGCCTACACCTTTGCCGGCATCATCGGCGGAGCCATCGCACCGTTCATGTTCACCCTTCTGCAGAGCACCTTCCACAGCTGGGTCCCCGTGGCCATCTACCTCAGCGTTGCATGCCTGCTGACGGTGGTGGGCCTTGCTCTCGGCCGCGACTCGAATGTGGCCGAGGACGAGGAATACCTGCGGGCGTCAGCCGAAGTTGCCGGAAGCGCGGGCCGATGA
- a CDS encoding GntR family transcriptional regulator, with amino-acid sequence MATVNPHESTERAAPGVARLRVAVPSVATRVASELRLQIAEGALPPGTKLKEEALSEELGVSRNTVREAFAELASERLVVRQPNRGVFVASLDASDIHDVYAVRRAIEVSAVRGGGSAESVAAVRAAVEEGKRAAEAGDSEGLGSANQHFHGALVAMAGSERLNIIMSQVLAEMRLFFHKASIDGGFYQDYLSENEQICTALEAGEYERAADRLLAYLARSEEHQTAVHSS; translated from the coding sequence ATGGCCACAGTGAATCCGCACGAATCAACTGAGCGAGCAGCACCCGGCGTGGCGCGGCTGCGCGTGGCCGTGCCCTCGGTGGCCACCCGGGTCGCGAGCGAGCTCCGGCTCCAGATCGCCGAAGGCGCGCTTCCTCCCGGCACAAAGCTGAAGGAAGAAGCACTTTCCGAGGAGCTCGGGGTCTCCCGCAACACTGTGCGCGAGGCGTTCGCCGAACTCGCCAGCGAGCGGCTGGTGGTCCGCCAGCCCAACCGCGGCGTCTTTGTCGCCAGCCTCGATGCCAGCGACATCCACGACGTCTACGCCGTGCGGCGGGCCATCGAAGTCAGTGCCGTCCGGGGCGGCGGCAGCGCCGAAAGTGTTGCGGCTGTGCGGGCGGCCGTGGAAGAAGGGAAGCGCGCGGCCGAGGCTGGCGACAGCGAAGGGCTCGGCAGCGCCAACCAGCACTTTCACGGAGCCCTCGTCGCGATGGCCGGCAGTGAGCGCCTGAACATCATCATGTCGCAGGTGCTGGCCGAGATGCGGCTGTTCTTCCACAAGGCATCCATTGACGGCGGTTTCTATCAGGACTATCTGTCCGAGAACGAGCAGATCTGCACGGCGCTGGAAGCCGGGGAGTATGAGCGCGCGGCTGACCGGCTCCTGGCCTACCTCGCCAGGTCCGAAGAGCATCAGACTGCTGTCCACTCGTCCTAG
- a CDS encoding LamB/YcsF family protein: MHAIDLNSDVGESFGRWSLGDDAAMMASVSSANVACGFHAGDPSVIRSTCEAAAKAGVVVGAHVGYRDLAGFGRRYMDVDPRELADDVVYQIGALQALAATAGTSVRYVKPHGGLYNAIVRNTAQARAVVDAVKSVDPGLPILGLPGSEVLRLAEAAGLRAVSEAFADRGYNPDGTLASRSQPGSVLEDPEAVAARVLQMTTGEAISAIDGSDLRISAESVCVHGDSPGAVAMAVAVKRALDAAGISIKAFV, translated from the coding sequence ATGCACGCAATAGATTTGAACAGCGACGTCGGTGAATCCTTCGGGCGATGGAGCCTGGGAGACGACGCAGCCATGATGGCTTCCGTATCGAGCGCCAACGTCGCCTGCGGATTCCACGCCGGCGATCCCAGCGTCATCCGGTCCACTTGCGAGGCGGCCGCCAAGGCCGGCGTGGTGGTCGGGGCCCATGTGGGCTACCGTGACCTGGCCGGATTCGGCCGCCGGTACATGGACGTCGACCCCCGTGAACTGGCCGACGACGTCGTCTACCAGATCGGCGCGCTGCAGGCGCTGGCCGCGACGGCCGGCACCAGCGTCCGCTACGTGAAGCCGCATGGTGGCCTCTACAACGCCATCGTCCGCAACACCGCGCAGGCACGCGCCGTGGTGGACGCCGTCAAGTCGGTGGATCCCGGCCTGCCCATCCTTGGCCTGCCCGGATCCGAAGTGCTCCGGCTCGCGGAGGCAGCCGGGCTCCGGGCCGTCTCCGAGGCGTTCGCCGACCGCGGCTACAACCCGGACGGCACGCTGGCGTCGCGCTCCCAGCCCGGTTCCGTATTGGAGGATCCGGAGGCGGTTGCCGCCCGCGTCCTGCAGATGACCACCGGGGAGGCCATCAGCGCGATCGACGGTTCGGACCTGAGGATCAGCGCGGAATCGGTGTGCGTCCACGGGGATTCTCCGGGAGCTGTGGCCATGGCTGTGGCTGTGAAGCGCGCGCTCGACGCCGCCGGCATTAGCATCAAGGCCTTCGTCTAG
- a CDS encoding 5-oxoprolinase subunit B/C family protein yields the protein MANNNVDMPSASSGKPAPDIRPNTTRPTTAAPTTAPPNTPRPDAARPGRVRAVRPVGTRTVLAEVSGTQDVLALQAALLDAPLPGQQDVLAAAETVMIRAESPAAARRIGQALLELDLTAPAERAGGLVVIDTVYDGEDLAEVGQLTGLGADGVIAAHTGQVWTVAFAGFAPGFGYMVGENQALEVPRRSSPRTAVPAGSVALAGNYSAVYPRKSPGGWQLIGRTGAKMWDLDRPEPALASPGHRVQFRAVRDVVQLAGQDTRQTDSQQQPPATTSGLRVLAPGIHSLIQDLGRQGHSALGVSAAGALDRASLRRANRLVGNAPSAAAIETVSGGLRVQAVGDQVLAVAGAPSILTVVTPSASPDAADTGEIQNGDSQNRQRTVPVAAPFALLDGEILTIGVPDAGFRSYIAIRGGVDAPPVLGSRSTDTMSGIGPKPLAAGQLLPSGGAAESGVVGSPEIQPDYPHGGVTVLDIVPGPRADWFDQAAIDSLCSQDWTVKPESNRVGMRLQGTPLQRSRTGELPSEGTVAGAIQMPPEGLPVLFLADHPITGGYPVIGVVVDHQLDLAAQVPIGGSIRFRIAPESAAATAGPSEEAPEREASN from the coding sequence ATGGCGAACAATAACGTGGACATGCCCTCCGCATCATCCGGCAAGCCCGCGCCGGACATCCGCCCAAACACCACCCGCCCAACCACCGCGGCCCCAACCACTGCGCCCCCGAACACCCCGCGTCCGGACGCTGCGCGCCCCGGCAGGGTGCGCGCGGTGCGGCCGGTGGGAACGCGCACGGTCCTCGCCGAAGTATCCGGAACCCAGGACGTGCTCGCCCTGCAGGCCGCGCTCCTCGACGCTCCGCTGCCGGGCCAGCAGGATGTCCTGGCCGCCGCCGAAACCGTCATGATCAGGGCCGAATCCCCCGCCGCTGCCCGGCGGATCGGGCAGGCCCTCCTGGAACTGGACCTCACGGCGCCGGCGGAGCGGGCTGGCGGCCTGGTGGTCATAGATACCGTGTATGACGGCGAGGATCTCGCCGAAGTGGGGCAGCTGACCGGCCTCGGTGCCGACGGCGTGATCGCAGCCCACACCGGCCAGGTCTGGACCGTTGCCTTCGCGGGCTTCGCGCCCGGCTTCGGGTACATGGTGGGCGAGAACCAGGCGCTGGAGGTTCCGCGCCGGAGCTCCCCGCGCACCGCGGTCCCGGCAGGATCGGTGGCGCTGGCCGGGAACTACTCGGCCGTCTACCCGCGAAAGTCTCCGGGAGGCTGGCAGCTGATCGGCCGCACCGGAGCGAAGATGTGGGACCTCGACCGCCCCGAACCCGCGCTTGCCAGTCCGGGCCACCGGGTCCAGTTCCGTGCCGTCCGCGATGTGGTCCAACTGGCAGGCCAGGACACCCGGCAAACCGACAGCCAGCAGCAACCCCCTGCAACCACCTCCGGTCTCCGCGTCCTTGCGCCCGGAATCCACAGCCTCATCCAGGATCTGGGCCGGCAGGGGCATTCGGCCCTCGGCGTCTCCGCTGCCGGAGCGCTGGACCGGGCGTCGCTCCGCCGGGCAAACCGCCTGGTCGGGAACGCGCCGTCGGCCGCCGCCATCGAGACCGTCTCCGGCGGGCTCAGGGTCCAGGCCGTCGGTGACCAGGTCCTGGCTGTTGCGGGGGCGCCGTCGATACTCACCGTCGTAACGCCGTCGGCCTCCCCCGACGCGGCGGACACCGGCGAGATACAGAACGGCGACTCACAGAACCGGCAGCGCACCGTTCCGGTGGCCGCGCCGTTCGCCCTCCTGGACGGCGAAATCCTCACCATCGGAGTTCCCGACGCCGGCTTCCGCAGCTACATAGCTATCCGGGGCGGCGTCGACGCGCCGCCGGTGCTGGGCAGCCGCTCCACGGACACCATGTCCGGAATCGGTCCGAAGCCGCTGGCGGCCGGCCAGCTGCTGCCCTCCGGTGGCGCGGCCGAGTCCGGCGTCGTGGGCAGCCCGGAAATCCAGCCAGACTATCCGCACGGCGGAGTCACCGTGCTGGACATCGTCCCCGGCCCGCGTGCGGACTGGTTCGACCAGGCCGCGATCGACTCCCTGTGCAGCCAAGACTGGACGGTCAAGCCGGAGTCCAACCGTGTGGGCATGAGGCTGCAGGGAACACCGCTGCAGCGCAGCCGCACCGGCGAGCTGCCCAGCGAAGGAACGGTGGCGGGTGCCATCCAGATGCCCCCGGAGGGCCTGCCCGTCCTCTTCCTCGCCGACCACCCCATCACGGGCGGCTACCCGGTGATCGGCGTGGTGGTGGACCACCAGCTCGACCTGGCCGCCCAGGTCCCGATCGGCGGGAGCATCCGCTTCCGCATCGCCCCCGAATCTGCCGCAGCCACCGCCGGCCCCTCCGAAGAAGCTCCAGAAAGAGAAGCGAGTAACTGA